Within the Agromyces ramosus genome, the region CGCTCCGGAACACCGCGGTGTACACCGTCATCGTGCTCATCGGCATCCCGCTCGCCGTCGGCATCGCCGCGCTCCTGAACACCGCGAACCTTCGCGGCCGCGGCATCTACCGCACCCTCTACTTCATCCCGGTGGTCACGATGCCCGCGGCCATCGCGCTCGTCTGGCGCATGATCTACAACGGCGACTACGGCGTGCTCAATGAGACGCTCGGCGTGTTCGGCATTCAGGGCAGGAGCTGGCTGACCGACCCGGGCACCGCACTCGTCGCCATTGCGGTGGTCGGCATCTGGGCCGGACTGGGCACGAACATCGTGATCTTCCTCGCGGGCCTGCAGGGCATCCCCGACACGATCATGGAGGCCGCCGACCTCGACGGCGCCGGCCCGGTGCGCAAGTTCTTCTCGGTGACGATTCCGCTGCTCTCGCCCAGCATCTTCTTCGTGAGCGTGATCAGCGTCATCGGCGCACTGCAGGTCTTCGACCTCGTGTACATGATGCTCGGACGCAACAACCCCGCCATGCCGAACACCCGCACGATCGTCTACCTCTTCTACCAGGCGGGGTTCCTCGACAACGAGCGGGGGTACGCAGCGGCGATCGCGTTCCTGCTGCTGCTGATCATCCTCGTGCTGACCGTCGTGCAGTTCCGGCTGCAGAAGAAGTGGGTGCACTATGAGTGACCTGAGCGTGCGACGCCGCCACCGCGGGCACTGGCTCGTGCACCTGCTGCTCGCCGCGGGCGCCGTGATCATGGTGTTCCCGTTCGTCTGGCAGACGCTCACCGCGTTCAAGACCTTCCAGGACTCCGTGGAGGTGCCGCCCGTGATCATCCCCGATCCCTGGGTGTTCACGAACTTCGCCGAGGTGTTCGACTCGATGCCGTTCGGGCAGATGTTCCTGAACTCGGTGGTGCTCACGATCGGCCGCACGGTCGGCCAGGTCGTGCTCTGCACGATGGCGGGCTACGCCTTCGCGCGCATCCCGTTCAGGGGCCGGAACGTCGTGTTCGTGGTGTTCCTCTCGGTGCTCATGGTGCCCTCGCAGCTGTACCTGCTGCCGCAGTACGAGATCATCCAGTCGCTCGGCTGGCTGAACACCTTGCAGGCGCTCATCGTGCCCGGCATCTTCAGCGCCTTCGGCACGTTCCTCATGCGGCAGTTCTTCATGTCGATGCCGTCGGAGCTCGAGGAGGCCGCCCGCATCGACGGCGCGAACCCGTGGCAGACGTTCTGGCGCATCATGGTCCCGCTCGCGAGGCCCGGCATCATCGCGCTCGTCGTGTTCACGGTGCTGTGGTCGTGGAACGACCTGCTCTGGCCGCTGGTCGTGACGACCGACCCCGAGAAGATGCCGCTCTCGGTCGGCTTGTCGCAGCTCGTGGGCCTGCACGGCACTGATTACCCTGTGCTCATGGCCGGCGCCCTGCTCGCGACGCTGCCGATGCTGATCACGTTCATGATCCTGCAGAAGCAGTTCATCCAGGGCATCGCGTTCTCGGGAACGAAGGGATGACGCGATGACGCACGTGCAGGAACCTGATGAGCGGGCGGCCGCGCGCCGCCGCCGGCCGACGCTGCGGATGGTCGCCGAGCTCGCCGGAGTCTCGACGGCGACGGTGTCGTACGTGTTCTCGGGTCGGAACGGCGGCGACTCGGGGGTCGCCGAGCCCACCGCCAAGCGGGTGCTCGAGGCGGCCGAGCAGCTGAACTACCGGCCGAACCGCGCCGCCCGCACCATGCGCACGGGGCGCAGCGACACCGTGCAGCTCTCGTTGCACATGCTGAGCGACCCCTGGTCGCTCGCCGTCGCCGCGGCCGTGAACGAGGAGGCGAACCGGCACGGCCTCACGACGCTGATCCTCGCCGACGGCGACTGGTATGCCGCGCTCGACCGGGTCGAAAGCGACGTCGCCTACCTCGATGGGGTCGGCACGACGGATGACGCGAGGCGGAAGCTCCGAGAGCTCGCCCGTCGTGGCCAGCGCCTCGTCGTCTTCTCGGAGACGCTCGAGCCCGACGGCTACGACGTCATCCGCTCCGACGCGCTCCCCGGCTGCTACCTCGCGATGGATCACCTGCTCGAACGGCATACGGCGGTCGGATGCCTCGTGGCCGAGGGCGCCGTGCGCTCGCCCGAGCCCTCGCGGTACACGCCGTACCTCGAGCGCATGCGCGAGCGCGGGTTGCCCATCGACCCGGCGCACACCGCGACCTACGCCGAGACGCAGGCGAGCGCCTTCACCGCGGCGGTCGAGCTGCTGTCGCAGGAGCACCGGCCGACCGCGGTCTATGCGACCACCGACTTCGCCGCCATCGCCGCGATCAACGCGGCGCACATGCTCGGGCTCCGCGTGCCGCACGACGTCGCCGTCATCGGCGTCGGCAACACGCCAGACGCACAAGCCGTGGCACCGACGCTCACGACGGTCGGCCCGACCGACTTCTACGAGCGCCAGGCCGAGATCATCGTCGGCCGCGCCCTCGAACCCGAGGCCGACGAGCCACGGCTCCACGACTTCGCGTGGTCGCTGTTCCCCGGCGGTTCGACCGACCTCGACTCGCCGGCGCGCGCCGCTCGCGCGCCCGAGCTTCCGTAACCCCCTGAAGGAGAATCACCCCTTGGACCTCAACATCGGCATCGTCGGCTTCGGCGCGCGCTCCTCGCTCTGGAAGGAGACGCACCGGCCCGGGCGGGGCTCCCGCGTCGTCGCGGTGTGCGACGTCTCGGAGCGATCGCGGGCCGAGGCGCGAGCGGCGCTGCCCGAGGCATCCGTCACCGGCTCCCTCGACGAGCTGCTCGCGGCCGGCATCGACGCGGTCATGGTGCTGACGCCCGACCACCAGCACGCGCCAGTCGCGATCGCCGCACTCGACGCCGGTGTGCCGGTCTTCTGCGAGAAGCCGCTCGCGGTGACCATCGACGACGCCGATGCCATCCTCGAGACAGCGCGCCGCACCGGCACACGCCTCTACGTCGGCCACAACATGCGGCACATGCCCATGGTCGTGCTCATGCGCCGGCTCATCCTCGAGGGACGCATCGGTGAGGTGAAGGCAGTGTGGTGCCGGCACTTCGTCGGCAACGGCGGCGACTACTACTTCAAGGACTGGCACGCCGAACGCGCGAAGACCACCGGGCTGCTCCTGCAGAAGGGCGCCCACGACCTCGACGTGATCCACTGGCTCGCGGGCGCGTACAGCACCGAGGTGCAGGCGATGGGCTCCCTGAGCGTCTACGGCGACATCGACGACCGGCGCGACCGCTCCCACGAGCGCATGCGCGACTGGTTCAGCCTCGACAACTGGCCGCCCACCGCGCAGACCGGCCTCAACCCGATCGTCGACGTCGAGGACATCTCGATGGTGAACCTGCGGCTCGGCAACGGCGTGCTCGCGAGCTACCAGCAGTGCCACTTCACGCCCGATTACTGGCGCAACTACACCGTCATCGGCACCGAGGGGCGCATCGAGAACTTCGGCGACGTCGCGGGCTCCGAGGTGCGGCTGTGGAACCGGCGGCACCACGGCGCCGCGCCCGCCGACGAGACATTCATGGTGCCCGAGACCGACGAGGAGGCCGGGCACGACGGCGCCGACGCGCTGCTCGTCGCCGAGTTCCTGCGCTTCGTGCGCGACGGGGGCACGACCGACACGTCGCCCGTCGCCGCGCGAGAGGCAGTGGCCACCGGCATCCGGGCGACCGAGTCCCTGCGCGGCGGCGGCGGCACGCTCGCCGTGCCGCAGCTCGACGACGGGCTCGTCGCGTACTTCGAGGCAGGGCAGGACGCGGCATCCGTCTCATCGACCTCACCACTCCTCGCCCCAACCGACGCCGAGAGTGCGCTTCGCGTCGGGATGGCCGCGGAATAGCGACACGACCCGCACTCTCGACGCGTGGACCGGGGGGCGAGGCCTCACGGTGACGGATGCCGCGGCATCCGTGGCTACCATGAACTGACTGGCGCTCGAGGCATCCGGACACGACCCGGCAGCCCCGACCCAGAGCCGCACACCCCCGGCTCGAGTACCAGAGAACAATGAGGTTATCGATGAAGGCCCTCTACAAACCTGCCCCCGGCGCCGGCCTGGAGTACGTCGACCGGCCTGAGCCGGTCATCGGCCCGGGCGACGTGAAGATCCGGGTGCTGCGCACGGGCATCTGCGGCACCGACCTGCACATCGAGAAGTGGGACGACTGGGCCGCGTCGACGATCGCCGCGCCGCTCATCCCGGGCCACGAGTTCTACGGCGAGGTCGTCGAGGTCGGGCCGCTCGTGCACGACGTCGCGATCGGCGACCGGGTCTCGGGCGAGGGCCACATCGTGTGCGGCATGTGCCGCAACTGCCGGGCGGGGCGCCGCCAGATGTGCATCCGCACGAAGGGCGTGGGCCTGCACCGCGACGGCGCGTTCGCCGAGTTCATCGTGATGCCCGGCGAGAACGTCTGGGTGCACCACGCCGACATCGAGCCAGAGGTCGGCGCGATCTTCGACCCCTTCGGCAATGCGGTGCACACCGCGCTCGCGTTCTCGGTCGTCGGCGAGGACGTACTCGTCACGGGCTGCGGCCCCATCGGCCTGATGTCGATCGCGGTGGCGCGCCACGTCGGCGCGCGGTTCGTGGTGGCGACGGATGTCTCGCCCGCACGCCTTGCGCTCGCGCTCGAGATGGGGGCGGATGCCGCGGTCGACGTGCGCACCGAGAACCTGCACGACGTGCAGCGCCGCCTCGGCATGCGCGAGGGCTTCGACGTCGGGTTCGAGATGAGCGGAGCGCCGAGCGCGCTGCCCCAGATGATCGAGAACATGAACCACGGCGGCCGGATGGCGCTCCTCGGCCTGCCGGCCGAGCCGTTCGCCGTCGACTGGGGCAAGGTCGTCACCCACATGCTGACCATGAAGGGCATCTACGGGCGCGAGATGTTCGAGACGTGGAACTCGATGAGCGCCATGCTGCAGACGAGCGCCGAGCTGCGCTCACGGGTGGCGTCGATCATCTCCGATCGCTACCCGGCACGCGAGTGGCGCACGGCGTTCGACGCGGCCGCCTCGGGCGGCGTCGGCAAGGTCATCCTCGATTGGACGGAACTCTGATGTACGGAACGATTCGCGAACAACTCCGCACCGAACTCGACGAGATCGAGTCGGCCGGGCTCACCAAGCGCGAGCGCGGCATCCACGGCCCGCAGTCCTCCGAGATCGAGGTCGCGGGGCGCGAGGTGCTGAACTTCTGCGCCAACAACTACCTCGGGCTCGCGAACGACCCACGCATCGTCGAGGCGGCGCACCGCGGCCTCGACGAGTGGGGCTACGGGCTCGCGAGCGTGCGGTTCATCTGCGGCACGCAAGAGCTGCACCTCGAGCTCGAGCGCCGGGTGTCGTCGTTCCTCGGCTACGACGACACGATCCTCTTCTCCTCGTGCTTCGACGCGAACGGCGGCGTCTTCGAGGTGCTCTTCGGGCCGGATGACGCGATCATCTCCGATGAGCTCAACCACGCGTCGATCATCGACGGCATCCGCCTGTCGAAGGCGAGCCGCTACCGCTACAAGAACCGCGACATGGCCGACCTCGAGGCGCAGCTCGTCGCGGCATCCGATGCCCGTCGCCGCGTGATCGTGACCGACGGCGTCTTCTCGATGGACGGCTACATCGCGCCGCTGCAGGAGATCTGCGACCTCGCCGATCGGTACGACGCGCTCGTGTTCGTCGACGACTCGCACGCGGTCGGGTTCGTCGGAGCTCATGGGCGCGGCACGCCCGAGTACTGCGGCGTCGAGGGCCGGGTCGACATCACGACCGGCACCTTCGGCAAGGCGCTCGGCGGGGCATCCGGCGGCTACGTCGCCGCCCGCCAGGAGATCGTCGACCTGCTGCGCCAGCGCGCACGCCCGTACCTCTTCTCGAACACGCTCGCGCCGGCGATCGTCGCCGGCACACTGCAGGCGCTCGAGCTGCTCGCATCGTCGGGCGAGCTGCGCGAGACGCTGAAGTCGAACGCGGCGCTGTTCCGATCGCTCATGACGGATGCCGGCTTCGAGCTGCTGCCCGGCGAGCACCCGATCGTGCCCGTGATGTTCGGCGACGCCGCCCTCACCGGGCGCATCGCCGCCGCGCTCCAGGAGCGCGGGATGTTCGTCACGGCGTTCAGCTTCCCGGTGGTGCCGCGCGGCGCCGCGCGCATCCGCGTGCAGTTGTCGGCGGCGCACTCCGAGGAGGAGATCCGTCGCTGCGTGGCGGCGTTCGCTGCGGCCCGCGATGAGGTGCGCGCAGGGGGCTGAGCGCGGCGCCGGGGCATTCGCTCGCCTCGTGGTTGCGCAGGATGAGCGGCGATACGGCCGGAGATCGTGGTCAGCGCGCGGCT harbors:
- a CDS encoding Gfo/Idh/MocA family protein, coding for MDLNIGIVGFGARSSLWKETHRPGRGSRVVAVCDVSERSRAEARAALPEASVTGSLDELLAAGIDAVMVLTPDHQHAPVAIAALDAGVPVFCEKPLAVTIDDADAILETARRTGTRLYVGHNMRHMPMVVLMRRLILEGRIGEVKAVWCRHFVGNGGDYYFKDWHAERAKTTGLLLQKGAHDLDVIHWLAGAYSTEVQAMGSLSVYGDIDDRRDRSHERMRDWFSLDNWPPTAQTGLNPIVDVEDISMVNLRLGNGVLASYQQCHFTPDYWRNYTVIGTEGRIENFGDVAGSEVRLWNRRHHGAAPADETFMVPETDEEAGHDGADALLVAEFLRFVRDGGTTDTSPVAAREAVATGIRATESLRGGGGTLAVPQLDDGLVAYFEAGQDAASVSSTSPLLAPTDAESALRVGMAAE
- the tdh gene encoding L-threonine 3-dehydrogenase, translated to MKALYKPAPGAGLEYVDRPEPVIGPGDVKIRVLRTGICGTDLHIEKWDDWAASTIAAPLIPGHEFYGEVVEVGPLVHDVAIGDRVSGEGHIVCGMCRNCRAGRRQMCIRTKGVGLHRDGAFAEFIVMPGENVWVHHADIEPEVGAIFDPFGNAVHTALAFSVVGEDVLVTGCGPIGLMSIAVARHVGARFVVATDVSPARLALALEMGADAAVDVRTENLHDVQRRLGMREGFDVGFEMSGAPSALPQMIENMNHGGRMALLGLPAEPFAVDWGKVVTHMLTMKGIYGREMFETWNSMSAMLQTSAELRSRVASIISDRYPAREWRTAFDAAASGGVGKVILDWTEL
- a CDS encoding LacI family DNA-binding transcriptional regulator, producing MTHVQEPDERAAARRRRPTLRMVAELAGVSTATVSYVFSGRNGGDSGVAEPTAKRVLEAAEQLNYRPNRAARTMRTGRSDTVQLSLHMLSDPWSLAVAAAVNEEANRHGLTTLILADGDWYAALDRVESDVAYLDGVGTTDDARRKLRELARRGQRLVVFSETLEPDGYDVIRSDALPGCYLAMDHLLERHTAVGCLVAEGAVRSPEPSRYTPYLERMRERGLPIDPAHTATYAETQASAFTAAVELLSQEHRPTAVYATTDFAAIAAINAAHMLGLRVPHDVAVIGVGNTPDAQAVAPTLTTVGPTDFYERQAEIIVGRALEPEADEPRLHDFAWSLFPGGSTDLDSPARAARAPELP
- a CDS encoding carbohydrate ABC transporter permease yields the protein MTDLIAQRTAAPIAELDGGRPAAAAPAPRPAPRRRRGPGQSGWWALLFIGPTAAGLLAFYLWPTVRTLILSFTKSGPFGGSEFVGFDNYAALVEDPELIGALRNTAVYTVIVLIGIPLAVGIAALLNTANLRGRGIYRTLYFIPVVTMPAAIALVWRMIYNGDYGVLNETLGVFGIQGRSWLTDPGTALVAIAVVGIWAGLGTNIVIFLAGLQGIPDTIMEAADLDGAGPVRKFFSVTIPLLSPSIFFVSVISVIGALQVFDLVYMMLGRNNPAMPNTRTIVYLFYQAGFLDNERGYAAAIAFLLLLIILVLTVVQFRLQKKWVHYE
- a CDS encoding carbohydrate ABC transporter permease, with the translated sequence MSDLSVRRRHRGHWLVHLLLAAGAVIMVFPFVWQTLTAFKTFQDSVEVPPVIIPDPWVFTNFAEVFDSMPFGQMFLNSVVLTIGRTVGQVVLCTMAGYAFARIPFRGRNVVFVVFLSVLMVPSQLYLLPQYEIIQSLGWLNTLQALIVPGIFSAFGTFLMRQFFMSMPSELEEAARIDGANPWQTFWRIMVPLARPGIIALVVFTVLWSWNDLLWPLVVTTDPEKMPLSVGLSQLVGLHGTDYPVLMAGALLATLPMLITFMILQKQFIQGIAFSGTKG
- a CDS encoding glycine C-acetyltransferase, whose amino-acid sequence is MYGTIREQLRTELDEIESAGLTKRERGIHGPQSSEIEVAGREVLNFCANNYLGLANDPRIVEAAHRGLDEWGYGLASVRFICGTQELHLELERRVSSFLGYDDTILFSSCFDANGGVFEVLFGPDDAIISDELNHASIIDGIRLSKASRYRYKNRDMADLEAQLVAASDARRRVIVTDGVFSMDGYIAPLQEICDLADRYDALVFVDDSHAVGFVGAHGRGTPEYCGVEGRVDITTGTFGKALGGASGGYVAARQEIVDLLRQRARPYLFSNTLAPAIVAGTLQALELLASSGELRETLKSNAALFRSLMTDAGFELLPGEHPIVPVMFGDAALTGRIAAALQERGMFVTAFSFPVVPRGAARIRVQLSAAHSEEEIRRCVAAFAAARDEVRAGG